From Thermoflavifilum aggregans, a single genomic window includes:
- the pfkA gene encoding 6-phosphofructokinase has translation MSKVKNIAVLTSGGDAPGMNAAIRAIVRTGNYFQLNVYGVMYGYRGLINGEIMKMDSRSVANIIQRGGTILKTARCKEFFGYEGRQRAYEQLKKYQIDGLIVIGGDGTFKGAFTFSKEFDIPCMGLPGTIDKDIDGTDYTIGFDTAVNTAVRAIDKIRDTAEAHDRLFIVEVMGRDAGYIALHSGIATGAEHVLLPEQPTRIQDIIDALQANERRKKLVNIIVVAEGDQSGGANEVARVIKEQLPHFDTRVCILGHIQRGGAPTCLDRILASRMGYAAVLALMEGKHHNCMVGVVNNQIQFTPLENAVKASPRIDPEWFQMIRILAS, from the coding sequence ATGAGTAAAGTTAAGAATATAGCTGTCCTCACTTCCGGCGGTGATGCACCGGGCATGAACGCGGCGATTCGGGCAATTGTCAGAACCGGAAATTATTTTCAGCTCAACGTTTATGGCGTCATGTATGGCTACCGGGGGCTGATCAACGGAGAAATTATGAAAATGGATTCCCGTTCGGTAGCCAACATCATCCAACGGGGCGGCACCATTTTGAAAACCGCCCGTTGCAAGGAATTTTTTGGATATGAAGGTCGCCAGCGGGCATACGAACAATTAAAAAAATATCAGATTGATGGACTGATTGTCATTGGCGGTGATGGCACATTCAAGGGAGCGTTTACGTTTAGTAAGGAGTTTGATATACCATGCATGGGCCTGCCTGGCACCATTGACAAAGATATTGATGGAACGGATTATACCATTGGTTTTGATACGGCCGTGAATACAGCTGTGCGTGCTATTGACAAGATCCGCGATACGGCCGAAGCACATGATCGGTTGTTTATTGTGGAAGTGATGGGGCGTGATGCCGGATATATAGCCTTGCATAGTGGAATTGCAACAGGTGCCGAGCATGTATTATTACCAGAACAGCCCACCAGAATTCAGGATATCATTGACGCGTTGCAGGCTAATGAACGAAGGAAAAAGCTGGTCAATATCATTGTGGTGGCGGAAGGCGATCAATCTGGCGGTGCTAATGAGGTTGCACGGGTCATCAAGGAACAGCTTCCACATTTTGATACAAGAGTTTGTATTCTGGGTCACATCCAGCGTGGAGGCGCGCCTACCTGCTTGGACCGCATCCTGGCCAGCCGAATGGGATATGCAGCAGTGCTGGCTTTGATGGAAGGAAAGCACCACAATTGTATGGTGGGTGTGGTAAATAATCAAATCCAATTCACTCCGTTGGAAAATGCTGTAAAAGCCTCACCCCGGATTGACCCGGAATGGTTTCAGATGATTCGCATTTTAGCTAGTTAA
- a CDS encoding sugar MFS transporter, producing the protein MPMIVHSEESQATVAANRTRFAFILVTSLFFLWGFAYGLLDSLNKHFQDVFQITKLRSAWLQAAYFGGYFLMALPAGIIMKNFGYKRGILIGLGLYAAGAFFFYPSAQWHSFNAFLLALFVLACGLCCLETAANPYVTVLGPRQSAAFRINLAQSFNGVGSFLGPFLASQLFFKESVQNSSLQSVQYTYLGIAILVVLIAGLFYFTPLPEINEEAQLQQEAHIHSRPLFQNRHFVLGVAAQFFYVAAQVGVAAFFINYVIENWEQASSSLAAVLLGVSLILFTAGRFIGTLLMKWIEASRLLALYAVINILLCVMVIFLHGQISVIALMIIFFFESIMFPTIFALGVRNLGQHTRQGGSFIIMSIVGGALSPLLMGWIADHQHSTAQAFVVPLICFAVVAHYGFWGHRIRS; encoded by the coding sequence ATGCCGATGATTGTTCATTCGGAAGAAAGCCAGGCAACAGTTGCAGCGAATCGCACGCGATTTGCCTTTATATTGGTTACCAGCTTGTTTTTTCTCTGGGGTTTTGCTTATGGATTGCTGGATTCATTAAACAAGCATTTTCAGGATGTATTTCAGATTACCAAGCTGCGATCAGCTTGGTTGCAGGCTGCCTATTTCGGCGGATATTTCCTGATGGCTTTGCCTGCGGGTATCATCATGAAAAATTTTGGATATAAACGGGGTATTTTGATTGGATTAGGTTTATATGCTGCAGGAGCATTTTTCTTTTATCCCTCTGCACAATGGCATAGCTTCAATGCTTTTCTCCTGGCTCTTTTTGTGCTGGCCTGTGGTTTATGCTGCCTGGAAACAGCAGCTAATCCTTATGTCACCGTGCTCGGGCCCAGGCAAAGCGCTGCTTTCCGGATCAATCTGGCACAATCATTTAATGGCGTAGGTTCCTTTCTGGGGCCTTTTCTGGCTTCGCAGTTATTTTTCAAGGAATCTGTTCAGAATAGTTCTTTGCAAAGTGTTCAATATACTTATCTAGGCATTGCAATTTTGGTTGTATTGATTGCTGGATTGTTTTATTTCACGCCTCTTCCTGAAATCAATGAAGAAGCGCAATTGCAGCAGGAAGCACATATTCATTCACGTCCGTTGTTCCAGAACAGGCATTTTGTGCTGGGTGTGGCAGCGCAGTTTTTTTATGTAGCTGCACAGGTGGGTGTAGCTGCTTTTTTCATCAATTACGTGATTGAAAACTGGGAACAGGCATCCAGCAGCTTGGCCGCCGTGTTGCTTGGTGTAAGCCTGATCTTGTTTACAGCCGGTAGATTTATAGGTACGTTGTTGATGAAATGGATAGAAGCTTCCCGATTGCTTGCTCTGTATGCAGTTATCAATATTTTGCTGTGTGTAATGGTTATTTTTCTGCATGGACAAATTTCAGTAATCGCATTGATGATTATTTTCTTTTTTGAATCGATTATGTTTCCCACCATCTTCGCATTGGGTGTTCGCAATTTAGGACAGCATACACGGCAGGGCGGATCATTTATCATCATGTCAATTGTAGGTGGTGCATTGAGTCCGCTTCTAATGGGATGGATTGCCGATCATCAACACAGCACGGCACAGGCATTTGTGGTACCCTTGATTTGTTTTGCAGTCGTGGCGCATTACGGTTTTTGGGGACATCGAATTCGTTCGTAA
- a CDS encoding proline dehydrogenase family protein, with protein MSVTFQRVSFDDTAAAFSFRDDRELKRIYWLFWLMNLGWLTHLAKYLIPIVIRLHLPVRKWIRNTLYQQFCGGETLEDVMQTAKRLDNAGMHIILDYGVEGKETEEVFEHTCTEYIRMITYASRQSNIPFIAVKMTGLARTQLLEKLHAQHTLTEAEKTEWQKACQRLERIVKEAVQHHIGVMVDAEESWIQSPIDELVMKLMQTYNQQSAVLFQTYQLYRTDRLALLKSHVHQAKENGFILGAKLVRGAYLEKERKRAAEKGYPSPVHANKTATDKDYNEAIQYCMNYLDHVSCCIATHNEKSCQLAIQLMEEKQIASNHPHVYFSQLYGMSDHISFNLSKHGYRVCKYLPYGPLEDVIPYLMRRAQENTSVAGQTSRELRLIKQEIARRKAMPYVH; from the coding sequence ATGTCGGTTACTTTTCAACGTGTATCTTTTGATGATACAGCTGCAGCTTTTTCTTTTCGTGATGATCGTGAATTAAAACGTATTTACTGGTTGTTCTGGCTCATGAATTTGGGATGGCTTACGCATCTGGCCAAATATCTGATCCCCATTGTCATTCGCCTGCATCTGCCTGTAAGGAAATGGATCAGAAATACTTTGTACCAGCAGTTTTGCGGAGGTGAAACGCTTGAAGATGTGATGCAAACGGCCAAAAGACTTGACAATGCCGGTATGCATATTATTCTGGATTATGGCGTGGAAGGCAAAGAAACGGAGGAAGTATTTGAACATACCTGCACGGAGTATATTCGCATGATTACCTATGCTTCGCGACAATCCAATATCCCGTTCATTGCCGTGAAGATGACCGGCCTGGCACGCACACAGCTGCTGGAAAAACTGCATGCCCAACATACATTGACGGAAGCAGAAAAAACGGAGTGGCAAAAGGCTTGTCAGCGTCTGGAACGCATTGTAAAGGAAGCCGTGCAACACCACATTGGTGTGATGGTAGATGCGGAAGAAAGCTGGATTCAATCGCCTATTGATGAACTGGTGATGAAGTTGATGCAAACATACAATCAGCAATCAGCCGTACTTTTTCAAACTTATCAGCTCTATCGTACCGATCGCTTGGCTTTGCTGAAATCACATGTACATCAGGCCAAAGAAAATGGATTTATCCTGGGTGCCAAATTGGTGCGTGGTGCCTATCTGGAAAAAGAACGCAAACGCGCTGCCGAAAAAGGATATCCAAGTCCGGTACATGCAAACAAAACCGCTACAGACAAAGATTACAATGAAGCTATTCAATATTGCATGAATTATTTAGATCATGTGAGTTGCTGTATAGCTACGCATAATGAAAAAAGTTGCCAGCTTGCCATTCAGCTGATGGAAGAAAAACAGATTGCGTCCAATCATCCGCATGTGTATTTTTCTCAACTTTATGGCATGAGTGATCATATCAGTTTTAACTTATCCAAACATGGTTATCGGGTTTGCAAATATCTTCCCTATGGCCCGCTGGAAGATGTAATTCCTTATCTCATGCGGCGTGCGCAGGAAAATACATCCGTAGCCGGGCAAACTAGTCGGGAATTGAGATTAATCAAACAGGAAATTGCACGCAGAAAAGCTATGCCATATGTACATTAA
- a CDS encoding septal ring lytic transglycosylase RlpA family protein translates to MYRTISFSICIFSCVVCVFVPAQAQVHADKDSTTYYGVASYYGSRFNGQLTTNGDTFDARYFTAASNILPMDQYVLVTNLRNRRKTVVRINDRMAAGNKRLIDVSEAVARRLGFRARGLTRVKVQLIPAWMINWFDLAALDSMQHTDDMK, encoded by the coding sequence ATGTATCGCACCATTTCATTCAGTATCTGTATTTTTTCTTGTGTGGTATGTGTGTTTGTTCCTGCTCAGGCACAGGTGCATGCAGACAAGGATAGCACTACATATTACGGTGTTGCGAGTTATTACGGATCCAGATTCAACGGACAATTAACGACAAACGGAGATACTTTTGATGCCCGGTATTTCACTGCAGCAAGCAATATATTGCCCATGGATCAGTATGTGTTGGTTACCAATCTGCGTAATCGCAGGAAAACTGTAGTGAGAATTAATGATCGTATGGCTGCGGGAAATAAGCGCCTGATTGATGTTTCAGAAGCTGTAGCCCGCAGACTGGGTTTCAGGGCAAGAGGTCTTACAAGAGTAAAAGTACAATTGATTCCCGCATGGATGATCAACTGGTTTGATCTGGCCGCGTTGGATTCAATGCAGCATACGGATGATATGAAATGA
- a CDS encoding glycoside hydrolase family 3 C-terminal domain-containing protein — protein MLYPSSSLQWTYPLVVLKSRFFRICLLWLICCCPLYSSAQQKLNASNLKEIVHHMTLDEKVHVVVGMGMYLPPSVMEQLRHAMHDSGVFRNFHLPPMDTNALKIPEKVPGAAGRTYANTRFDIPSLTLSDGPAGVRINPIRNNDSSHTYYATAFPIATLLASSWDTGCVYAVGRAMGDEVKNYGIDVLLGPGMNIQRNPLCGRNFEYYSEDPLITGEMAAAMVSGIQSNGVGTSIKHFACNNQETNRNSIDVVVSERALREIYLRGFEIAVKQAQPWTVMSSYNKINGTYTSERHDLLTTVLRDEWGFKGLVMTDWFGGHDAVAQMQAGNDLLMPGTPLQMQAIEQAVREGKLDTNVLNRNVENVLRLVLHSPTFHHVPYSSHPDLQAHARVARWAATQGMVLLKNEADALPVSPKRHRVALFGTSAYHLIPGGTGSGTVHALYTISLAQGLRDAGFQTDASLQTKYQQYIQTHNPAPRNPMHALFGAPPIPEMPVSTDEITRAAAENDIAILSIGRESGEGADRHLRDDYELSDTEQALISDVCRAFHAMHKPVVVVLNIGGVIETASWRDKPDAILLAWQPGEEGGHAITDVLTGKENPSGRLAVTFPLHYNDEPSASNFPGTPPDNPQQVVYQEGIYVGYRYFNSFHVPVAYPFGYGLSYTTFRYDHLQLASHPEQGRWELTVTVTNTGKRPGREVVQLYVHAPAARLDKPEVELKKFAKTRLLAPGQSQTLHFVLTPADLASFDPARSAWIADAGTYSVYLGKNATAYVASTTFQLPKEVVTEQVHRVLQPEQPIQELHPPASSQQ, from the coding sequence ATGCTTTACCCGAGTTCCTCTCTGCAATGGACTTACCCACTCGTTGTCCTAAAAAGTCGTTTCTTCCGCATTTGCCTGCTGTGGCTGATTTGTTGCTGTCCGTTGTATAGCTCAGCCCAGCAAAAATTAAACGCTTCAAACCTGAAAGAGATTGTGCACCACATGACGCTTGATGAAAAAGTGCATGTAGTAGTAGGAATGGGTATGTATTTGCCCCCTTCGGTGATGGAGCAACTCCGACATGCCATGCATGACAGTGGGGTGTTTCGCAATTTTCATCTGCCTCCAATGGATACCAATGCCCTGAAGATTCCCGAAAAAGTGCCTGGAGCGGCGGGACGTACGTATGCCAATACCCGATTCGACATCCCATCGCTCACGCTTTCCGATGGCCCGGCTGGAGTACGTATCAATCCTATCCGCAACAACGACAGCAGCCACACCTATTATGCTACAGCCTTTCCGATAGCTACTCTGCTGGCTTCCAGCTGGGACACGGGCTGTGTATATGCTGTGGGAAGGGCTATGGGCGATGAAGTGAAAAATTATGGCATTGACGTATTGCTGGGGCCAGGTATGAATATCCAGCGCAACCCGCTCTGCGGGCGCAATTTTGAATATTATTCCGAAGATCCGCTGATTACCGGAGAAATGGCGGCGGCTATGGTTTCAGGTATTCAATCCAATGGCGTTGGCACTTCGATCAAGCATTTTGCCTGCAACAACCAGGAAACCAACCGCAACTCCATTGACGTAGTAGTTAGTGAACGAGCCCTCCGGGAAATCTACTTGCGTGGTTTTGAAATTGCCGTCAAACAGGCACAACCCTGGACGGTGATGAGTTCATACAACAAAATCAATGGTACTTATACTTCCGAGCGGCATGATCTGCTCACCACCGTGTTGCGCGATGAATGGGGATTCAAGGGACTGGTGATGACCGACTGGTTTGGCGGGCACGACGCTGTGGCTCAGATGCAAGCCGGCAATGATCTGCTGATGCCGGGAACACCCCTTCAGATGCAGGCTATCGAACAGGCTGTACGCGAAGGCAAGCTGGATACCAATGTGTTGAACCGCAACGTGGAAAACGTGCTCCGGCTGGTATTGCATTCGCCCACTTTTCACCATGTACCTTATTCCAGCCATCCTGATCTGCAGGCTCACGCACGTGTTGCCCGTTGGGCAGCTACGCAGGGCATGGTGCTGCTGAAAAATGAGGCTGATGCCTTGCCTGTCTCTCCGAAAAGGCATCGGGTAGCTTTATTCGGAACCTCAGCCTATCACTTGATTCCAGGTGGAACTGGCAGCGGTACCGTGCATGCACTGTACACCATTTCACTGGCTCAGGGGCTCCGGGATGCCGGTTTTCAAACAGATGCATCCCTGCAAACAAAATATCAACAATACATTCAAACCCATAATCCGGCTCCGCGCAATCCTATGCACGCATTGTTCGGCGCTCCTCCCATCCCTGAAATGCCTGTATCAACCGATGAGATCACACGGGCTGCTGCAGAAAATGATATTGCTATTCTCTCGATCGGACGGGAATCAGGCGAAGGTGCCGACCGCCACCTGAGGGACGATTATGAATTATCGGATACGGAACAGGCGTTGATTTCCGATGTCTGCCGCGCCTTTCATGCAATGCATAAACCCGTTGTGGTAGTGTTGAACATTGGCGGCGTTATTGAAACGGCTTCCTGGCGCGACAAGCCAGATGCCATCCTGCTAGCCTGGCAGCCTGGTGAGGAAGGCGGACATGCCATCACAGATGTACTTACCGGAAAAGAAAATCCCTCCGGCCGGCTGGCCGTAACTTTCCCATTGCATTACAATGATGAACCTTCTGCTTCCAATTTTCCCGGTACACCTCCGGATAATCCGCAGCAGGTAGTCTATCAGGAAGGCATCTACGTGGGTTATCGTTATTTCAACAGCTTTCATGTACCTGTAGCTTATCCCTTCGGTTATGGTTTATCCTACACCACGTTTCGGTACGATCATCTGCAACTGGCCAGCCATCCTGAGCAGGGCCGCTGGGAGCTTACGGTAACCGTTACCAACACGGGAAAAAGACCGGGTAGGGAAGTGGTGCAGCTGTACGTACATGCCCCTGCTGCCCGGCTGGATAAGCCGGAAGTGGAATTGAAAAAATTTGCCAAAACCCGGTTGCTGGCTCCCGGTCAATCACAAACCCTGCATTTTGTCCTTACACCGGCCGATCTGGCCTCTTTTGATCCTGCCCGTTCGGCATGGATTGCCGATGCAGGCACCTACAGCGTGTATCTTGGAAAAAATGCCACAGCATATGTGGCTTCCACTACTTTCCAATTGCCAAAGGAAGTAGTTACAGAGCAAGTACATCGGGTACTTCAGCCCGAACAGCCAATTCAGGAGCTTCATCCTCCTGCCAGCAGCCAACAATAA
- a CDS encoding response regulator, whose product MNAVAKYHLIMIVDDNYIDRYVAESCLKKLQVCEQVVSLESGQEALQYLQSHESSPESVPDIILLDIRMPGMDGFEFLDAFSKLPASIREHCEIVMLSSTIDPYDLDRIRQHEIVKRFLSKPFSKDAALSL is encoded by the coding sequence ATGAATGCCGTTGCCAAGTATCATCTCATTATGATTGTGGATGATAATTATATTGATCGATACGTGGCTGAATCCTGTTTAAAAAAGCTTCAGGTATGTGAACAGGTAGTATCTCTGGAATCCGGTCAGGAAGCCTTACAATATCTGCAATCTCATGAGTCATCTCCCGAATCTGTTCCTGATATTATTTTGCTTGACATCCGCATGCCCGGCATGGATGGTTTTGAATTTCTCGATGCTTTCAGCAAGTTGCCCGCATCCATCCGCGAACATTGTGAAATTGTCATGCTATCCAGCACGATTGATCCTTATGACCTGGATCGTATCAGGCAGCATGAAATAGTAAAACGTTTTCTCAGCAAGCCTTTCAGCAAGGATGCGGCTTTATCCCTTTAG
- a CDS encoding HAD family hydrolase gives MNIENIIFDLGGVLIDWNPRYLYRKIFSSEDEMEHFLRHIATSEWNAEQDAGRSLKEGTEWLVQRFPQYKEAIEAYYGRWEEMLRGEIKASVDIFYRLKAMRTYRLYALTNWSAETFIIARQRFSFLQDFDGIVVSGEEKTRKPFPEIYQRLAQRFQILPERSLFIDDVPENIDGARQAGFHTLLFISPQALEQELKSMGILKG, from the coding sequence ATGAATATTGAAAACATCATTTTTGATTTAGGCGGTGTATTGATTGACTGGAATCCGCGTTACCTGTACAGGAAAATCTTCTCTTCTGAGGATGAAATGGAACATTTTCTCCGGCACATCGCCACTTCCGAATGGAATGCTGAACAGGATGCAGGGCGATCGTTGAAGGAAGGAACCGAATGGCTTGTGCAACGGTTTCCCCAATACAAAGAAGCCATAGAGGCTTATTATGGCCGATGGGAGGAAATGCTGAGGGGTGAAATAAAAGCCTCGGTGGACATATTTTATCGCCTGAAAGCTATGCGCACCTACCGGTTGTATGCACTCACCAACTGGTCGGCTGAAACATTTATCATAGCCCGTCAGCGCTTTTCATTCCTGCAGGATTTTGACGGCATCGTAGTATCAGGCGAAGAAAAAACCCGAAAACCTTTTCCGGAAATTTATCAGCGGCTGGCCCAACGCTTTCAGATACTACCCGAACGCAGCCTGTTCATTGATGATGTGCCCGAAAACATTGACGGCGCAAGGCAGGCAGGATTTCATACCTTGTTATTCATTTCGCCGCAAGCACTTGAGCAGGAACTCAAATCCATGGGCATTCTAAAGGGATAA
- a CDS encoding SDR family oxidoreductase: protein MRILLTGANGLLGQHMLTHVAPDTPHEWIATGKGTCRFPCREGIVYESLDITDAEAVKALWARYRPEAVIHAAAMTHVDACEQQKDACWKTNVEGTYHLLQAARTTQSFFLFLSTDFIFNGEAGPYAENDLPDPVNYYGLSKLCAEQLVRCAGIPWAIARTVLVYGNVAGREKSNIVRWIVQQLQQGHVVSMVNDQWRTPTWAADLASGCWQILSRRAQGVFHLSGPDMLTPYQMAMEIAKVWNLPADLVQPTDSHTFRQPARRPSRTGLIIRKAVQQLAYQPHTFAESLHIIRKQLIQT from the coding sequence ATGCGCATTCTCCTGACAGGTGCAAATGGCTTGCTGGGTCAGCATATGCTTACCCATGTAGCTCCCGATACTCCGCACGAATGGATAGCCACCGGCAAGGGTACATGCCGGTTCCCTTGCAGGGAAGGTATCGTGTACGAGTCGCTCGACATCACCGATGCAGAAGCCGTAAAGGCCTTATGGGCTCGCTACAGGCCTGAGGCAGTCATTCATGCGGCTGCCATGACGCATGTGGATGCCTGCGAACAGCAAAAGGATGCATGCTGGAAAACCAATGTAGAAGGCACTTATCATCTGCTACAAGCTGCGCGGACTACCCAAAGTTTTTTCCTGTTTCTTTCCACTGATTTTATCTTCAATGGCGAAGCCGGCCCTTATGCCGAGAATGATTTGCCGGATCCGGTGAATTATTATGGTCTTTCCAAACTCTGCGCTGAGCAATTGGTGCGTTGCGCTGGTATTCCCTGGGCAATTGCCCGCACGGTACTGGTGTATGGGAATGTGGCAGGTCGGGAAAAGAGCAACATTGTCCGCTGGATCGTGCAGCAGCTGCAACAGGGGCATGTCGTTAGCATGGTGAATGATCAGTGGCGCACACCCACCTGGGCTGCCGATCTGGCTTCCGGTTGCTGGCAGATTCTGTCCCGACGGGCTCAGGGCGTTTTTCACCTATCAGGTCCGGATATGCTTACACCCTACCAAATGGCAATGGAAATTGCCAAAGTGTGGAACCTGCCAGCAGACTTGGTTCAACCCACCGATAGCCATACTTTCCGGCAACCAGCCCGACGGCCGTCGCGTACAGGGCTTATCATCCGGAAAGCCGTTCAGCAGCTTGCCTATCAGCCCCATACATTTGCTGAAAGCCTGCATATCATCCGCAAACAGCTGATACAAACATGA
- a CDS encoding sensor histidine kinase encodes MELHLQFHLQQGFGFWATAFSSLTGFLLILYIYIRFPQNSLVRLYLLLGLAGLLWQLNDLLTHISGDITTASFFDRLTAMGWSFIGPLCLHFVWYYTRFFQKHRAHYLLVLLYLPSFFLLSLYQTDVYPHVFTYVPSWGWVKDISKPWVSVLQFSWISLLVMIASWQMIRYTRSVKYHPVQFKQALLITIAVSTPAIAGVIVQFVIPILFHTPSYPVISSFMTISIICTFIALRKYQLFQPKDLVEEDLVMSEVPVLICCMMPNGYAAYLNSYGQYILGISSAASSSQQFHQLFKTTDFRHLQQLMDAHQQALAGKECNLPDISLQTPSGMRQIHFAIRPLVNNGRIIATLWVGKDITDLRQMQVELMRKEYLLSEAQQLAHLGNWEWSLADNRITWSDEMYRIYGCRPDEKITFKRFMELIDDADRMRVKRLLKKAIASGKNFSFYHQTTVGSKQKVIFVKGYFGQTRSGEIKRIYGIAQDVTDRIEKEKLLEKQNRELEKVNQELDRFIYSISHDLRSPIASMMGIVQLCEEETNPEANRHHFAMIRESLKRLDHFITDVMHYSNNARLPVNKSPIVWSELVKEVINSIPAIYQREVEIHFEFAEQTDEFYSDTYRIKTILHKLLYNAILHKHPERNKNEVFLLIRADDQQCTMIIEDKGMGIDHNVQSRIFEMFYRANSKVPGSGLGLYIVKEMLNKLEGEITVHSEPGVGTRFTLTIPNQKNLVTT; translated from the coding sequence ATGGAACTACATCTACAATTTCATCTTCAGCAAGGATTTGGTTTCTGGGCTACTGCATTTTCATCTCTCACAGGGTTTTTGTTAATCCTTTATATCTACATCCGTTTCCCGCAGAATTCGCTGGTCAGGTTGTATTTATTACTCGGGCTGGCGGGCTTACTCTGGCAATTGAATGATTTACTCACTCATATCAGCGGAGATATAACCACGGCCAGCTTTTTTGACCGGCTTACTGCTATGGGCTGGAGCTTTATCGGCCCATTATGCCTGCATTTCGTTTGGTATTATACGCGCTTCTTTCAAAAACATCGGGCACATTATCTGCTGGTCTTATTGTATTTGCCCTCATTTTTTCTGTTGAGTCTGTATCAGACGGATGTATATCCGCATGTATTTACTTATGTGCCTTCCTGGGGCTGGGTAAAAGATATCAGCAAGCCCTGGGTTTCTGTCTTGCAGTTCAGCTGGATATCCCTGCTGGTAATGATAGCCTCGTGGCAAATGATCCGCTATACCCGATCCGTAAAATATCATCCGGTGCAGTTCAAACAGGCTTTGCTGATTACAATTGCAGTGAGCACGCCGGCAATTGCCGGAGTCATTGTGCAATTCGTCATTCCCATTTTGTTCCACACGCCTAGCTATCCTGTTATATCAAGTTTCATGACGATATCAATAATTTGCACTTTTATAGCATTAAGAAAATATCAGTTGTTTCAACCCAAGGATCTGGTGGAGGAAGATTTGGTGATGTCGGAAGTTCCTGTTTTAATTTGTTGTATGATGCCCAATGGTTATGCCGCATATCTGAACAGTTATGGCCAATATATACTGGGAATAAGCAGTGCTGCATCATCTTCCCAGCAGTTTCATCAGTTGTTTAAGACTACTGATTTCCGGCATTTGCAACAACTGATGGATGCCCATCAACAGGCCCTGGCAGGCAAAGAATGTAATTTGCCGGATATTTCATTGCAGACACCATCAGGGATGAGGCAAATACATTTTGCCATACGCCCGCTGGTAAACAATGGACGAATTATTGCCACGCTTTGGGTGGGTAAGGATATTACAGATCTCCGGCAGATGCAGGTGGAGCTCATGCGAAAGGAATATCTGCTCAGTGAAGCCCAGCAGCTGGCACATCTGGGAAACTGGGAGTGGAGCCTTGCGGATAATCGAATCACCTGGTCTGATGAAATGTATCGGATTTATGGTTGCCGGCCTGATGAAAAGATTACCTTTAAACGGTTTATGGAATTGATAGATGATGCAGATCGCATGCGTGTCAAACGTTTGCTGAAGAAGGCCATTGCATCGGGAAAAAATTTTAGTTTTTATCATCAAACCACCGTTGGCAGCAAGCAAAAGGTAATTTTTGTAAAAGGATATTTCGGGCAAACACGAAGTGGTGAAATTAAACGTATCTATGGCATTGCTCAGGATGTAACAGACCGCATTGAAAAAGAAAAACTATTGGAAAAGCAAAATCGTGAACTTGAAAAAGTAAATCAGGAGCTGGATCGTTTTATTTACAGCATATCGCATGATTTGCGCTCACCTATTGCTTCCATGATGGGCATTGTGCAATTATGCGAGGAAGAAACCAACCCGGAAGCCAACCGGCATCATTTTGCCATGATCCGGGAATCCCTGAAACGCCTGGATCATTTCATTACCGATGTGATGCATTATTCCAACAATGCAAGATTGCCGGTAAATAAATCACCCATCGTGTGGTCAGAACTGGTAAAAGAAGTCATCAACAGTATACCTGCTATATACCAGCGGGAAGTGGAAATTCATTTTGAGTTTGCCGAACAAACGGATGAATTTTATTCGGATACCTACCGCATCAAAACTATTTTGCATAAGCTGCTATATAATGCCATCCTGCATAAACATCCGGAACGCAATAAAAATGAAGTTTTTCTCTTGATACGGGCAGATGACCAGCAATGTACCATGATAATTGAAGACAAGGGAATGGGTATTGACCATAATGTGCAAAGTCGTATTTTTGAAATGTTTTACCGGGCAAACAGTAAGGTGCCGGGTTCCGGTCTGGGGCTGTATATCGTCAAAGAAATGCTGAATAAGCTGGAGGGCGAAATTACTGTCCATTCCGAGCCAGGTGTGGGTACCCGGTTTACATTAACCATTCCTAACCAGAAAAACCTTGTGACTACATGA